The proteins below are encoded in one region of Brevundimonas fontaquae:
- a CDS encoding DUF938 domain-containing protein — translation MNSLDSITVLPDGALTSPAARRNAEAILSVLRAHLSARGSVLEIASGSGEHAAAFAAALSDLDWTPSDPSDQARESNAAWSRQLALSNLKPPLAIDAGDPTTWPTGTFDALYCANMTHISPWSATEGLMDLAGRVLRRPGGLLALYGPYREAEVPLAESNAAFDVSLKARNVQWSLRDREAVEALARSHGLAATLRVQMPANNLILLFRAV, via the coding sequence ATGAACAGCCTGGATTCCATCACCGTCTTGCCGGATGGCGCACTGACATCGCCCGCTGCGAGGCGCAATGCCGAGGCGATTCTTAGCGTGCTCCGCGCCCATCTGTCCGCGCGTGGATCGGTGCTCGAGATCGCGTCCGGATCGGGCGAACATGCCGCCGCCTTCGCCGCCGCCCTGTCTGATCTGGACTGGACGCCCAGCGACCCCAGCGATCAGGCCCGCGAAAGCAACGCCGCCTGGAGCCGCCAGCTCGCCCTGTCGAACCTGAAGCCGCCGTTGGCCATCGACGCCGGCGATCCCACGACATGGCCGACCGGCACGTTTGACGCCCTGTATTGTGCGAACATGACGCACATAAGCCCCTGGTCGGCGACCGAGGGGCTGATGGATCTGGCCGGTCGGGTCTTGCGACGGCCTGGCGGCCTGCTGGCGCTTTACGGCCCCTACCGCGAGGCCGAGGTTCCGCTGGCGGAGTCCAACGCGGCCTTCGACGTCAGTCTGAAGGCGCGAAACGTGCAATGGAGTTTGCGTGATCGCGAAGCGGTCGAGGCCCTGGCCCGCTCGCATGGCCTTGCGGCCACGCTGCGGGTTCAGATGCCGGCGAACAACCTCATCCTGCTGTTCCGCGCCGTCTGA